In one window of Burkholderia cepacia ATCC 25416 DNA:
- a CDS encoding ATP-dependent nuclease, with product MYIAEIRIENFRLFGANNKALVLPLSPGLTALVGENDAGKTAVIDALRLVVGTRDQDVLRVDPLDFHQPTPGGPSADEIIIRLTFRGLTTADRGAFAEFLTYETVAGATNTVLIVTWVAKRNTKEGSSRRVLPPEWRTGAKGDGPLLDLGARSLLTATYLRPLRDAERAMSSGRGSRLSQILQHTTEIRDTGNPFDKLADPPPDPTTLSVLGLGDYATHLLAESEGIKQARKRLNDEYLKPLSFANDMLNARIGVAGAQEDSLRLRQLLEKLELVLTASSDAESAHSRGLGSNNLLFMACELLLLATESDGFPLLLIEEPEAHLHPQRQLQLMSFLQAQAKKTRADGQRIQIIVTTHSANLASDLQLDKLVLIEGGRAFPLSQGKTKLSGSDYRFLERFLDVTKANLFFARAVMIVEGDAENILLPVIARLLDRDFHHHGVSVVNVGGVGLGRYARIFMREDVEKDGVVNISVACLTDMDVMPNNAPWIVGKLEDGQLIPPRPPSKRQWRIKDDFPGEHLEQRRAERREKASGQKVETFVANEWTLEFDLAFHGLGKHVYRAGTLALANDRLSAGTAEQAVILAAADAAYQALIDAGHDPSTLASHVYALFEADGASKAIGAQYLAELLEKEAAYNNLDAHSLRALLPPYIVAAIEHVTGPFAPPLAGGAAGEPGAVVMARAPGA from the coding sequence GTGTATATCGCAGAAATTCGAATCGAGAACTTCCGGCTGTTTGGTGCCAATAACAAGGCGCTCGTGCTACCACTGTCCCCGGGACTTACCGCATTGGTCGGCGAGAACGATGCCGGCAAGACAGCGGTTATTGACGCGCTACGTTTGGTGGTCGGCACGCGTGATCAGGACGTACTGCGGGTGGATCCACTTGATTTTCATCAGCCTACCCCCGGTGGTCCAAGTGCCGATGAAATTATCATCCGTCTGACTTTCAGAGGCCTCACCACGGCGGATCGAGGTGCGTTTGCCGAATTCCTCACATATGAGACGGTAGCGGGAGCGACCAATACCGTGCTGATCGTGACCTGGGTTGCGAAACGCAACACAAAGGAAGGCAGCTCACGCCGGGTGCTTCCGCCTGAGTGGCGGACGGGTGCCAAGGGGGACGGCCCCTTGCTCGATCTGGGGGCACGATCGCTGCTGACGGCGACGTATCTGCGGCCGTTACGCGACGCCGAGCGGGCCATGAGTTCTGGTCGAGGATCGCGACTATCGCAGATCCTCCAGCACACCACGGAAATCCGCGACACAGGAAACCCTTTCGACAAGCTTGCCGATCCACCACCCGACCCGACGACGTTGAGTGTGCTGGGCCTTGGCGACTATGCTACTCATCTGCTTGCGGAGAGCGAAGGCATTAAGCAGGCTCGAAAGCGGCTCAATGATGAGTACCTGAAGCCCCTCTCGTTCGCTAACGATATGCTGAATGCGCGAATCGGCGTAGCAGGAGCGCAGGAGGACAGCCTCAGATTGCGGCAGCTACTTGAGAAGCTTGAGCTCGTACTGACCGCATCGTCTGACGCCGAAAGTGCGCACAGTCGTGGACTCGGCTCAAACAACCTGCTGTTCATGGCGTGCGAGCTCCTGCTTCTCGCTACTGAAAGCGACGGGTTCCCGTTGCTGCTAATCGAAGAGCCCGAGGCGCATCTCCATCCGCAGCGGCAGTTGCAACTTATGTCGTTCCTGCAGGCACAGGCAAAGAAGACGCGTGCTGATGGACAGCGCATCCAGATCATCGTTACAACGCACAGTGCCAATCTCGCTTCGGACCTACAACTCGACAAGCTCGTACTGATTGAAGGCGGACGGGCTTTCCCTCTGAGTCAGGGTAAGACCAAGCTCAGTGGATCAGACTATCGATTTCTCGAGCGCTTCCTCGACGTGACCAAGGCAAACTTGTTCTTCGCGCGCGCAGTAATGATTGTCGAGGGGGATGCCGAGAACATCCTCCTACCCGTCATAGCGAGGTTACTTGACCGCGATTTCCACCATCACGGTGTCTCCGTGGTTAATGTCGGCGGTGTTGGGCTCGGCCGATACGCACGCATATTCATGCGCGAAGACGTCGAGAAGGATGGGGTCGTTAACATTTCCGTCGCCTGCCTCACCGACATGGACGTGATGCCAAACAATGCGCCTTGGATCGTGGGCAAGCTGGAGGACGGGCAGCTGATCCCTCCAAGACCTCCCTCAAAGCGGCAATGGCGCATTAAGGACGATTTTCCGGGCGAACACCTTGAACAGCGGCGAGCCGAACGCAGGGAGAAGGCCTCAGGCCAAAAGGTCGAGACGTTCGTCGCTAACGAATGGACGCTTGAATTTGACCTCGCATTCCACGGTCTCGGCAAGCACGTCTACCGCGCTGGGACACTGGCGTTAGCCAATGACCGCCTCTCTGCCGGCACTGCCGAGCAGGCCGTCATCCTCGCCGCCGCCGATGCAGCCTATCAAGCGCTGATCGATGCGGGTCATGACCCATCGACGCTCGCCTCACATGTCTATGCGCTGTTTGAGGCTGATGGGGCCTCAAAGGCGATCGGCGCGCAATATCTTGCCGAACTGCTGGAAAAGGAGGCCGCCTACAATAACCTAGATGCCCATAGCTTGCGCGCATTGCTGCCGCCCTACATCGTTGCTGCTATCGAGCATGTCACCGGGCCGTTCGCACCGCCGCTCGCAGGTGGCGCAGCCGGAGAGCCCGGCGCGGTAGTGATGGCGCGGGCACCGGGGGCCTGA